Proteins encoded in a region of the Solanum dulcamara chromosome 9, daSolDulc1.2, whole genome shotgun sequence genome:
- the LOC129902437 gene encoding RNA pseudouridine synthase 2, chloroplastic, translated as MLVLNTTSSFSLLPQNPKPFSLSRISSFICRAFSKFPGDSDSDDSPDEIPGRRSNYSGVKLEETVDAKTGKLRLDSWVSSRIEGVSRARVQSSIRSGLVSVNGRVTDKVSHMVKGGDNVNCTISDLKPLRAEPEDIPLDIVYEDEHVLVVNKPAHMVVHPAPGNATGTLVSGILHHCSLPTVSFPGEERLSDVEDASDDELNVFSANRSPNVDDSSVMCESSVRPGIVHRLDKGTSGLLVVAKNEHSLADLAEQFKKHTIKRVYVSITCGVPASVSGRVDIPIGRDSNNRIRMAAIPGSPKSGKSRHAVSRYKVIEKLAEGGSALVEWRLETGRTHQIRAHAKYLGIPLMGDEVYGGTKNMAISLLQPRTPPSFHGKLSQLVSHIDRPCLHALTLGFRHPFTGENIHFTRLPPPDFAEILSELRTINTEKVL; from the exons ATGCTGGTACTCAATACGACGTCTTCGTTTTCTTTGCTCCCACAAAACCCAAAACCAttttctctttctaggatttcaAGCTTCATTTGCAGAGCATTTTCCAAATTCCCCGGAGACTCAGATTCCGACGACTCACCGGATGAAATTCCCGGCCGGAGGTCCAATTACTCCGGCGTCAAGCTCGAAGAAACAGTTGATGCCAAGACCGGAAAGCTCAGACTAGATTCATGGGTCAGTTCCCGCATCGAAGGAGTTAGCAGAGCTCGTGTTCAGTCTAGCATCCGCTCTGGCCTTGTTTCCGTCAATGGCCGCGTCACTGATAAG GTCTCACATATGGTTAAGGGTGGGGATAACGTTAATTGTACAATATCTGATTTGAAGCCTTTAAGAGCTGAACCAGAGGATATACCCTTGGATATAGTGTATGAAGATGAGCATGTGCTTGTTGTTAACAAGCCCGCTCACATG GTAGTTCATCCTGCACCAGGAAATGCTACTGGAACGCTTGTAAGCGGAATTCTTCACCACTGCAGTCTTCCCACTGTTTCATTCCCTGGCGAGGAAAGGCTTTCTGATGTGGAGGATGCTTCTGATGATGAATTGAATGTGTTTTCTGCCAATCGAAGTCCTAATGTTGACGACTCTTCTGTTATGTGTGAGTCATCTGTTCGGCCAGGAATTGTGCATAGGTTAGACAAAGGAACAAGTGGATTGCTTGTTGTAGCGAAG AACGAGCATTCTCTTGCCGATTTAGCTGAGCAGTTTAAGAAACATACCATAAAGAGAGTTTATGTCAGCATTACTTGTGGGGTACCAGCATCAGTTTCAGGACGCGTTGATATTCCAATTGGTCGTGATTCTAATAACAGAATCCGTATGGCTGCTATCCCTGGATCACCTAAAAGTGGAAAATCCCGTCATGCAGTCAGTAG gTATAAAGTAATCGAAAAACTTGCTGAGGGTGGCTCCGCATTGGTTGAATGGAGGTTAGAAACTGGTCGCACTCATCAG ATACGTGCTCATGCGAAGTACCTAGGTATACCTCTTATGGGTGATGAAGTGTATGGAGGTACGAAGAACATGGCCATTTCGCTTCTTCAGCCTAGAACACCACCAAGTTTTCATGGGAAACTTTCGCAATTGGTTTCTCATATTGACAGACCTTGCCTTCATGCTTTAACCCTCGG ATTTAGGCATCCATTCACAGGCGAGAATATACACTTTACGCGGTTGCCGCCTCCTGATTTTGCTGAGATATTAAGCGAGCTACGTACCATTAACACTGAGAAG Gtcttatga
- the LOC129902039 gene encoding calcium-dependent protein kinase 29, translated as MGLCFSKECCCPHYRDVPISSSPSESPEYHPIPVLSQKYPQESPPSRTPAPAPAPAPAPTSSLMPTPRTSTFMSSTSEIGPILGKPYIDIKTIYDLDKELGRGQFGITYLCSDKSTGLKYACKSISRRKLVSPKDIEDVRREVTILQYLSGQSNIVEFKGAYEDKNNLHLVMELCSGGELFDRITAKGNYSEKEAARIGRQIVNVVHVCHFMGVMHRDLKPENFLMVSKDDDSPLKATDFGLSVFIEEGKIYKDIVGSAYYVAPEVLKRKYGKEIDVWSAGVILYILLSGFPPFWAENEKGIFEEIVKGQLDFESSPWPSISASAKDLVRKMLILDPKKRITANEALEHPWLKKDGDASDKPIDSAVLLRLKQFRAMNKMKKLAIKVIAESSSEEEIKGLKQMFNNMDTDGSGTITYEELKSGLSRLGSKLTEAEIKQLMEAADVDNSGTIDYIEFITAMMHRHKLETEENLNKAFQFFDKDNSGFITRDELRHAMEEYGMGDEATIDEILDDVDTNKDGLINYEEFVAMMRRGTVDEVRQR; from the exons ATGGGTCTCTGTTTTAGTAAAGAATGTTGCTGTCCACATTATAGAGATGTCCCAATTTCATCATCTCCATCAGAATCTCCGGAATATCATCCAATTCCCGTATTATCTCAAAAATATCCACAAGAATCACCACCATCACGAACACCAGCACCAGCACCAGCACCAGCACCAGCGCCAACATCTTCTTTGATGCCTACGCCTAGGACTAGTACTTTCATGTCATCAACTTCTGAAATTGGTCCAATTTTAGGCAAGCCATATATAGATATAAAAACAATCTATGATCTTGATAAAGAATTGGGTAGAGGTCAATTTGGTATTACATATCTTTGTAGTGACAAATCCACTGGATTGAAATACGCATGTAAATCAATTTCAAGAAGGAAATTGGTAAGTCCAAAGGATATTGAAGATGTTAGAAGGGAAGTTACAATACTTCAGTATTTAAGTGGACAATCAAATATTGTGGAATTTAAAGGTGCTTATGAGGATAAAAATAATCTGCATTTGGTTATGGAATTGTGTTCTGGTGGTGAGCTTTTTGATAGGATAACAGCAAAAGGGAATTATTCAGAGAAAGAAGCAGCAAGAATTGGAAGACAAATTGTCAATGTGGTTCATGTTTGTCATTTTATGGGAGTGATGCATAGAGATCTTAAACCTGAGAATTTCTTGATGGTTAGTAAGGATGATGATTCTCCATTGAAGGCTACTGATTTTGGGCTCTCTGTTTTCATTGAAGAAG GAAAAATTTACAAGGATATTGTTGGAAGTGCATATTATGTTGCTCCAGAGGTGTTGAAGCGCAAGTATGGGAAGGAGATAGATGTATGGAGTGCTGGAGTTATTTTGTACATTTTATTAAGTGGATTTCCTCCCTTCTGGGCTG AGAATGAAAAGGGCATATTTGAAGAAATTGTTAAAGGTCAATTGGATTTTGAATCATCTCCATGGCCTTCTATCTCTGCCTCAGCAAAGGATCTTGTGAGGAAAATGTTGATACTGGATCCTAAAAAACGGATCACGGCAAATGAAGCCCTGG AACATCCGTGGCTCAAGAAAGACGGTGATGCATCAGACAAGCCTATTGATAGTGCTGTTTTATTAAGGCTGAAGCAATTCAGAGCAATGAACAAGATGAAGAAACTTGCTATTAAG GTTATAGCGGAAAGCTCATCAGAAGAAGAAATCAAGGGACTGAAGCAGATGTTCAATAACATGGATACTGATGGGAGCGGTACAATCACGTACGAAGAACTTAAATCAGGGCTGTCTAGGCTAGGATCCAAGCTCACTGAAGCTGAAATAAAACAACTGATGGAAGCA GCAGATGTTGACAACAGTGGGACTATAGACTACATCGAGTTCATTACTGCTATGATGCATCGACACAAACTTGAGacagaagagaacttgaataaGGCTTTCCAGTTTTTTGACAAGGATAATAGCGG ATTTATTACAAGAGATGAACTTAGACATGCTATGGAAGAATATGGAATGGGGGATGAAGCTACAATAGATGAAATCCTAGATGATGTTGACACAAACAAA GATGGGTTAATTAACTACGAAGAATTTGTCGCCATGATGAGAAGAGGAACGGTTGATGAAGTGAGGCAAAGATGA
- the LOC129902040 gene encoding probable nucleoredoxin 2, with protein MEELEKNNITSIKEEEAEEEIDNSFVPVYHSFSLKNSHSQVLSGGGGGDYLSILESKDGDFLLSPTGAQVKVSELEGKVVGLYFSANWYSPCTKFTNLLVNVYQQLKECSNINLGFEIVFVSSDEDLNAFNTYRSSMPWLAIPFSDLETRRALTQKFDVEGIPCLIILQPNDNILDAAVIKDGVELVYRYGVQAFPFTKERLDELREKEKEKHDNQTLSNLLIHDARDVLLGHPSPKQVPVGTLKGKTVGLYFSAQWCIPAKKFMPRLISVYKKIKQQLEGKADEDFEIVFVSSDHNQVEFASYFETMPWLAIPFDDPTIKALAKYFDIRGIPSLVVLGPDGKTVTKQGRSLINLYKENAYPFTKTRVGILEKQMDEIAKGLPKTENHSGHKHELTLVPEGHGGGAFICCDCDEQGYGWAYQCLECGYEVHPKCVKPVRRDPDS; from the exons ATGGAGGAATTGGAAAAGAATAATATTACTAGTATCAAGGAAGAAGAAGCAGAAGAAGAAATTGATAATAGTTTTGTACCTGTTTATCActctttttctttaaaaaattctcattctcaagttctttctggtggtggtggtggtgattaTTTGTCGATTTTAGAATCCAAAGATGGCGATTTTCTTCTCTCTCCTACCGGAGCTCAG GTGAAAGTTTCGGAACTTGAGGGAAAAGTTGTTGGCCTTTACTTTTCAGCTAACTGGTATTCACCATGTACGAAGTTTACAAACCTGCTAGTCAATGTGTACCAGCAGCTTAAGGAATGCAGCAATATCAATCTCGGTTTCGAAATCGTGTTTGTTTCGTCTGATGAAGACTTAAATGCCTTCAATACTTATAGGTCATCAATGCCTTGGCTTGCAATTCCTTTCTCTGACTTGGAAACAAGGAGAGCCCTTACCCAAAAATTTGATGTCGAAGGTATCCCTTGTTTGATAATTCTACAACCTAACGATAACATATTAGACGCTGCAGTTATTAAAGACGGAGTTGAACTCGTGTATCGATATGGAGTGCAAGCTTTTCCGTTTACCAAAGAAAGGTTGGACGAGTTACGAGAGAAGGAGAAAGAGAAACACGACAACCAAACCTTGAGCAATTTGCTAATACACGATGCCAGAGATGTTCTTTTGGGACATCCTAGTCCTAAACAA GTGCCTGTTGGTACTTTAAAGGGGAAAACAGTTGGACTCTATTTCTCAGCACAATGGTGCATTCCTGCGAAAAAATTTATGCCGAGGTTAATTTCAGTCTACAAAAAGATTAAGCAGCAGCTAGAGGGAAAGGCGGATGAAGATTTCGAGATAGTATTTGTATCAAGTGACCATAACCAAGTGGAGTTCGCGTCGTATTTTGAGACCATGCCGTGGCTAGCAATCCCATTTGATGATCCAACAATCAAAGCTCTAGCTAAGTATTTTGATATCCGAGGGATTCCAAGCCTAGTGGTATTGGGCCCTGATGGTAAAACGGTGACCAAACAAG GTAGGAGCCTCATCAACTTGTATAAAGAGAACGCTTACCCATTCACAAAGACCAGAGTAGGCATATTAGAGAAGCAAATGGATGAAATAGCAAAAGGCCTTCCGAAGACTGAAAATCATTCGGGCCATAAGCACGAGCTCACTTTAGTACCAGAAGGCCATGGAGGTGGAGCTTTTATCTGTTGTGATTGTGATGAACAGGGCTATGGATGGGCTTATCAATGCCTTGAGTGTGGCTATGAGGTACACCCCAAGTGTGTGAAACCCGTGCGCCGTGACCCAGACAGCTAA
- the LOC129903057 gene encoding E3 ubiquitin-protein ligase ATL23-like: MLVSVFLALFLPCVGMSVVFLVYICLLWYAAAYQSGGPGTENYHNDPVKTNQELGLSAAQLDKLPKITGKELVMGNDCAVCLDEIENEQFARVVPGCNHGFHLECADTWLSKNPICPVCRTKLEPDFFNLTESNPC; the protein is encoded by the coding sequence atgCTTGTCTCTGTTTTCCTCGCTTTGTTTCTTCCTTGCGTCGGAATGAGCGTTGTTTTCTTAGTCTACATCTGTTTGCTCTGGTATGCTGCCGCTTACCAGTCCGGCGGTCCTGGCACCGAAAATTATCATAACGACCCGGTGAAGACGAATCAGGAATTGGGTCTTTCCGCTGCTCAATTAGATAAACTCCCGAAAATTACCGGGAAGGAATTGGTAATGGGTAATGATTGTGCGGTGTGTTTGGATGAAATTGAAAACGAACAATTTGCTCGTGTTGTTCCGGGTTGTAACCATGGATTTCATCTTGAATGTGCTGATACTTGGCTTTCGAAAAATCCAATTTGTCCTGTTTGTAGAACTAAGCTAGAGCCGGATTTCTTTAATCTGACTGAAAGTAACCcatgttga